AATCATAGTCGAACATCCATACGACGGGATGAAATTCTACAAAAACTAGTCGCCCACCGGGTTTCAATACCCGTCGGATTACAGCGGCCCAAGCATCCAGGTCAGGAAGCCAACCAATCGTACCATAGCTGGTAAATACAATATCAAACTGTTCATTCAATTCATCGGGTGTACTGTACACATCCGTGCAGATGAACGTAGCGTCAACCTCGAGCTGCTCTGCTAATTGATTCGCGGCATCAATAGCCTTATCGGAAAGGTCTATACCTGTAACGGATGCACCCATTCGTGCTAAGGATAACGTGTCCTGCCCGAAATGACATTGCAGATGAAGTATTTTTTTACCCTTTACCTCACCAAACAACTCCAGTTCAATAGGGTTTAATGAACTGTTCCCGGCAAGGAAGCCTTCCATGTCATAAAAGTCAGAAGAAAGGTGGGTAGCCACTGCATCATTCCAAAGTGTTTTATTTATTTCCTTATAGTTTCCTTCGCTAGTCATCTTATTTTAGTCTGAGGTGTCTGCTGTCTTCTTCTCCTGTGCTACTTCCTTATCTTCCGCTGTAGCTTCCAACTGGTTATCTTCTTGCTGATCTTCGTTTTGCGGAGCATACTGAAGGTGAACAAATATAGGATAATGATCCGAATTAAAATTATCCAGTTTTCTTAGGGAGATAAGCTTGAAGTGAGCAGAGATAAAGGCGTGGTCAAGAGGAAATTGCATTAGTGGATGTTTCGCGTGGAATGTATTGTAGAATCCTCTCCCTCTTCGCGGATCCAGCAACTTGCTCATCTTCAAAAACAAATCTGTTGTATAGCTCCATGCCACGTCATTTAAATCACCTATTACAATCACCGGTAGCTCGCAATTCTTCGCCCGTTCGGCTACCAAAAGCAGTTCCTTATCGCGTTCAGTAGAGCGTGGATTTTCATTCGGCACAGGCGGAGTAGGGTGCACCGCATAAACCTGTACTAACTGCCCGCTCGGCAACTCTATTTTCGTGTGAATAGATGGTATTTCTTCTTCTACCAAATACTCAACCTTGCTGTCTTTCAGAGGATATTTTGAAAACATGAGCATGCCGTAGGTATTATCAATAGGAACCTTGATCTGGTGTGGGTAATCCTGATCCAGTACTTCGGTTTTCTTCGCCCATTGATGATCCGTTTCAAGAAGTAAAACTAAGTCTGCATTGTTACTTTTTACCACTTGAATGCATCCCTGATAGTTATCGTTGTCCTCGTAAACATTCGAAATCATCACGGCGAGGCTATTGTCTTCATCCGTTTCTTTTGTTCCTAAAACTTGTTTCTTCGCTAATGGAGTAAACGGTAAGATTTGGAACAGAAGGCATATAGCGGTAATCGCGATAGCGACCGCCATAAAGTTAAGCCAGATTCCAGCAGGGAAAGCAAAAAGAAAATACAGCAGCAACCAAAGAATGGCGAGTGCCAGTTTCTGAATTCGAGGGTACTCGAACACCCGAAAAGTCCAAAAGTCCTGTCGGATAAGAGGTAGAATAGAAAAAATAAGAGTTAAAGACCCTAAAATATATAGTGTAATTTCCATTTAATATATGTGTGTGCATTAAAGGTAGACAAATGTGATACCATTTAATCTACTTTTTTCTAATAATACGTCATTTTGCCGTCAATGGTTTTCGGATTTTCATAGGCTTACTTTAATATTTGGTATATTTAATACATACACTAAATTATAATCGAATATGGCCTTACAAAATAAAAGATCTTATGACACCCTGAGTGAAGCAGTAAATGATTTGCAAGCGATCGGATATACCGAAGACTTCCTAATCCGCGAGGATGGAGAATGTTTGTACTGTGCCCAGAATGCGATGGAATTATCACCCGAAGAATTCGTGATCGATGGCATATACCGATTCGAAGGAATGACCGACCCCGCCGATGAGAGTATTTTGTTTGCAATCTCTTCCCGAGATAACCTCATTAGAGGATTGGTTATCAATAGTTTTGGCGCGGACTTCAGCTATCGATCTTCAAAACTGGTAGAGGAACTATATAGAAGATCGAGAGAGGTGCGATAGGATAGTAGTTAGTATTTAGTAGTTAGTAATAAGATCTGGGAAGCCGATAAAGCGCCTTTCTTTTGATTGTTTGTTTCGAATTAGAATAGTGTTTGTTCTGAACCAGGAAAAAAAGGATACAAGGATTAGCAGGATCCTGTTCATCTTTTTATCCTTTTTTTCCTGGTTCAAGACAAACTACCCTTTTTTTCCTGGTTCAAAACAAATACCCGACACTATACCTGATCCTGCCAATCCTTTTATCCTTCCTTTCCTGGTATTCTAGGTTTTTGATATATGCAAATTTTCTTTAATATTTTTTCTATCACGCTGCATAATGATAATCTTCCCGATACATCTCTTGTCGTCCGATCAAGGAAAACATGATCAAAATCAGCTTGAATTTCACATTGTTCAAGACCAACGGGTAAGCTTTGGTTGTGAGCTTCCGTTGCGCATATTCTCGGAGCGTCTTGTCATGTGTAATGGCAATCTTTGCCGCTTGGTTCAACTCCTGCTTTATGGCCTTGTTGGCCATATGCGAGACTCGCTTTCGACCGCGAATACTGGTCCCGGAAGTGTGTTCAAATGGTATCACACCGGCATAGACAGCGTATTTTCGAGGATCTGTAAAGGCCTTGAAATTCTCCGTATAAACGATCGTCATCCAGGCATTGATAGGGCCTATCCCTTTAACGCTTTTGAGGATCTGATAGTTCCTGTTGAGCGATTCATCGCTTTCGATGAGCTGTAAGATTTCTCGTTCTACTCTGTAGATCTCTTTCTTATAAACATCTATCATTGTTTTACTGACCTTCAGGATCACCTTCCCTGCGTCTTTCCCGTACATCGCCTTGCGCTCAGAGCTGCTCGCTTTGTAACCGGCCATCGCTCTCACTAGACGTTTACGAAAGGAGATCAGCTGTTTAAGATCAAATATTGTAGAATTCAATTTACCGCTTGGTTCGAGCATATAAGCCTTTTCTTCCCCATACTGGGCAATCCTAAAGGAGTCTTGCTTATCGCTCTTGCCACGGACCATGCCCATCGACTTCTTGATCTCTAGACCAGATTTGCGTGTATACGAAAGACCTTTTGACTCGCAATACTGCAGGAATCTGTATTCATATCCACCAGTATATTCCATGATAAAGAAGACTTGGCTTGATACAAAACCTTTCCCTCGCATCCACTTTGCCAATTGCTTAAATCCCGAACTGTTGTTCTCGATCTTAATGAAATCATGGGTGCCCCAATGGCAGATGTCCAATGTCTTCTTTGAAACGTCGACACCTAAGGTAATACGATCTTTTTTCATGATCTAAACTTTTTAATGTAAATGATTGAAAAATTGCCCGTTACCTAGTACCTTTGAAGTACCTTTGATAATAAAACTATTCTAGTTTGGCCTTAGGCAATGAATAAGGTAGGCACAGATACCAGGAAAAGTCCTCAACGACTACTTCAAAATAATGTTCAACCTGCCTTATTCATCCTAACGCTTCCGTTAGGTAATACCTTATATCTGCTATTAAGTATTTATTCATCAATTACTCTCTGTTTAAACCAAAGGTTCAGACAAACTACCCTTTTTTCCTGTCCTAGCTAAAATCAAATACCCAACGCCATACCCGATCCTGACAATCCTTACATCCTTTTTTTCTTGGTTCAAAACAAACTACCCTTTTTTTCCTGGTTCAAACACAAAAGTCAACTAACTACCTTAACTCACTTCCCTTTCAAACCCAATGGAAACCCAATACAAACCCAAATCAGAACCCTTTTGAAAGGGCTAAGATTTGGGTTTGAATAAGGAGATAAAAGGACCTATCTCGAATCACTTAGCTACATTACTGCCACTAAGCAACCCGAAGTGCGCTTTTAACTAAAATAAAATAATGCTGGGGTTTTATTTTTCTTCGAGCTTCTCAATCTTATAGACGCAGCGGTTTTCATCGGCTAGGATGTGTTGCGTTCGTTCGACTTTGAATTGTTTGCCGAACAGTTTTTGGAAATTCTGGAGTTCAGCACGACAGAAGCGCTGGCAGGCGCGTGCAGCGGCACAGATAGGGCAGTGGTTTTCTATGAAATAATAATCGCTCGATTCTTTCGTCCATTCTGCGATGTAGCCTTCTTGAGATCGAATTTTGCTTAATCGCTCCAGCTTGTCTTCCAGGGACTTTGCTGATTTCAACTCATTCTCGTAGCGTTCGTAAGTTTGTTTTTCGCGGTCGCTGATCAAAAGTTCTAAAGCATTTTCGCCTAGAATGTTACGTACCGAATCTAGCAGTTGTACAGTTACATCGGCATGTGTATCGGGAAACTTTGCTAATCCGGCATCGGTCAATGAATAAAAGCTAAAAGGACGTCCTACGCCTACGCTTTTACATTCCTTTTTCACCAATCCATCTTCTTCCAACTTAAGTAGATGTTGTCGCGCGCCTTCTTTCGTCATCGCTAATTCCTTTGCTACTGTTGCGGCATCCAGTTCGCAGCGCATCTTCAGCAACATCAGCAACTGTTCCGAACTACTCTTCTTTTTCATTATCCAATGTTTTTCTTGGTTTAATCAAGTTTACAAAGATAACTATTCCACGTAGCTATACACTTTGTTAAAATAATATTAATGAAATATTTTAACAGGTAGCCTTTAGAACAGCTTTTTAAAGGGTTGCCTATTTACATTGTCTGTAAATCATGACAATAATAAAACAATTGATTACTTGTTTTAATAGAAAGCTTTTCTAAATTTGACTATCGATAAGGCGGTACGTATTCGCTTTGCGATAGTAATACATTAACAGCCCTACCAAATTTATTATGGAACACTACATATTAACATTCAGAGCACCTTTAAAGACCATGCTGGCCAGAGAAGAGCTTATTAAAACATTGGAGCTTACAATTCCACATATACAATTGCATTCTTTCGATTTGGATGATAAGCAATTTATTATGCGCATCAAATCGCTAGACCGAGTAGAGGATGCCATCCAAGCCAAATTGCTGGAGTTGGGGCATCGCGTCGCTTTCATTAGCTCAAACTCTATTTCTACAGCTTTAGGAGCATAGACTGCATTTTTTTCTAGTTCATATAAATGATTGTCTGAGGCGTTAGCCTATAGGCAATCATTTTTTTTTGGTTCTGATGGTGCTTTCTGTTTTTGTTTTTTTTAAAAAGTAAATAATCAGGATAGTACAGGATACCATTATCAAATGGGAAGTTTATATTTGGTTATCACCTGAATCTGTATAGCCTATTGGCTCAGGGCATAAACCTAATACATACTACTTATTTATATGAATCTGAGATTACCATTCCTTGTTTTTGTTGTGCTATTGCTGCTTTATGGCTGTTCTAAAAAGCCATCCATGGAGCCTGTCAAGATTCATAAGGGCTCTCGTGTTCTTCTTATTGGCAATAATTTGGGCTCGCGCATGATGGAGTATGGTGATTTTGATACAGAGCTGCATACGCGTTTCCCGGATAGTTTATTGTATATCCGCAACATCTGTAACCCCGGAAATACGGCGGGCTTCCGGCCTCACCCTTCGCGCAATTCACCTTGGGCATTTGACGGGGCAGAAGCCTTCAATCCAGAATACGATATCAATACAGGTAGCGAAGGCCACTTCCCCACAGAGGATGCCTGGCTGCAAATGTTAAAGCCAGACGTAATTATTGGTTTTTTCGGTTATAATGAGTCGTTTAAAGGTGCTGAGGGCCTGGACAACTTTAAGGGAGAAATCGCCGCATTTATCGAACATACCAAAAAACAAGATTACAATGGCGGGAAGGGGACAACACTGGTTTTAGTGTCTCCAATCGCTTTCGAGGATCTTTCGGATAAATATGATTTACCTAACGGCGAGGCAACGAATGCAAACATTAAAATGTATGCCGATGCGATGGCTGCCATTGCCAAAGAAAAGAATGTACCATTCTTAGACGTTTTTTCAGTAAGTAGAAACTGGTACAACAACACTTCCGAACCACTTACGATCGATGGTTCGCAGCTTTCTGCTGATGGATATGCCAAATTCGCTGATTACTTAGTAACAGGCATTTTTGGCAAAGGAGAGGGGCCTGCGTCTGCACATAAGGACAAAATTAAAGAAGCAGTCTTAGAGAAGGACTGGATCTGGCATCAGGACTTTAAAATACCAAATGGCGTGCATGCCTATGGACGTCGCTTCAATCCATTCGGTCCGGATAACTATCCATTTGAGATCAAGAAGCTACGCCAAATGGGGGAGATTCGCGATACAGCGATTTGGAAAGCAGCAAAGGGTGAATCGGTAGACCTAGCGGCTATGGACAGGAATACCTTAAAATTGCCAGAAGTGGCTACGAATTACGACGCTGGGGAGAAGGGAGAAGCGAAATACCTGTATGGCGAGGATGCTTTAGCAAAGTTCCATGTAGCGCCGGGCTATAAAATCGACTTATTTGCTTCGGAGAAAGAATTTCCCGACTTGGCTAATCCGGTTCAAATCTCATTCGATGCGAAAGGTAGGCTCTGGGTTGCAACGATGCCGAGCTATCCGCATTGGAAAGCCGGCGATGGCAAGCCTAATGACAAGATTATCATTCTAGAAGATACGAACGGTGATGGGAAAGCAGATAAACAAACGGTATTTGCCGATAAATTGCACCTTCCTATCGGTTTCGAATTTACAAAAGAGGGCGTATATGTCTCGCAAGGGAAAAATATGGTCCTGTTAAAGGATACAGACGGCGATGGTAAAGCTGATAAAAAGGAAGTTATCTTAAGTGGCTTTGACGATCATGATACCCATCATGCACACTCTGTGTACACGATGGATCCCTCAGGCGCTATCTACATGGCCGAGGGCGTATTCTTACATACGAATGTCGAGACTTCTTACGGACCTGTACGGGCAACCAATGGAGGATTCTTTCGATACTCACCCCAGAACAAACGCTTAGAGCGTGTTGCTCAAGTTTCCATTCCAAATCCTTGGGGAATTGCAACCGACGATTGGGGGCAGATGATCTATTCCGAGACCTCAGGTCCTGATGTGCGTTGGATGCTGCCAGGGAGTATGAAACCTCGATATGGCGAGGCTAATGATAAATCGTTCAGCTTGGTCGATACCCTGCATCGCGTTCGCCCAACCTCTGGCTTGGAGATCGTTTCTTCGCGTCATTTTCCGGATGAGGTGCAAGGAGATTACTTGATCAACAATACAATTGGTTTCTTGGGTGCCAAGCAACATAGCTTAGTGGATGATGGTACAGGTTTCAAGTCGCAACATCGTCAAGATCTATTTTGGTCGGACGATAAAAACTTCCGTCCGGTTGATTCAGAATTTGCGCCCGACGGCTCGTTATATGTGGTCGATTGGCATAATATATTGATTGGGCATATGCAGCATAATGCGCGGGACCCACTACGCGATCATGTGCATGGTCGTATTTATCGGGTTACTTACCCATCCAGACCTTTAGTAAAACCTGCCAAGGTAGATGGAGCTAGTATTGCTGAATTATTAGAAAACTTAAAATTACCTGAATATAGGACGAGATACAGAAGCCGCTCAGAATTACGTATGCGCGACGATGCAGCTGTAGTTAAGGAAACGCTCGCTTGGGTAAAGAAATTAGATAAAAAGGATCCGAAGTATCTTCATCATCTGACAGAAGCCATGTGGGTAACCTGGGGTGCGAATAAAATCGATGCGGGCTTGTTGGAAACGTTGTTAAATTCATCAGACTACCATGCGCGTGCGGCTGCGGTTCATGCTTTGCGATATAATACCGATAAGATTAAGAATTATAAAGAGCTATTTATGAAAGCGGCGAAGGATGAGAACGGAAGAGTAAAGCTGGAATTGATTGCTGCGGCATCATGGTTGAATCCGGCGACAGGATTGGAGCTCATGAATGCGATAGATACTACGACTTTGGACAAGTGGAATAAGCCTGCCTACAATACCTCATTTGCGCATTTGAATAATAAATCTGTTAAACCGAAGTCTGAAGGTGGAAGTCTACGGACAACTTTGAAGGGTAAGGATCTTGAACAGTTTAAACGAGGAGCAGTAATTTATGCAAAAGAAGGGTTCTGTATTACCTGTCATCAGCCAAACGGAAAAGGTTTGGAAGCCTCTGGTTTCCCGCCATTAAATGCAAGTGCGTGGGTAACAGGAAGTGAAGATCGCTTAATCAAGTTGACACTGCATGGCTTGCTTGGACCGATTGAGGTGAACGGCAAGAAATATCCAGGTCAGGTTCCGATGACCCCGTTTGGTGCTATGTTGAATGATCAGGAAGTAGCAGATGTATTAACTTATGTGCGAAATACTTTTGGAAATAAAGCAGGAGTTATTTCACCAGAGAAGGTAAAAGCAATTCGTGCTGCAGTGCAGGACAAAAAGGGTTTCTATTCTCCAGAGGAGTTATTGAAGTCCCATCCGTTAGAGAAAGATTAATTTGGGTTAGAATAATTTGATGGAATAGGGAGAGTGTTTTTATATAGGCTTTAACACGTCTCCCTTGAACATCATGAAAGTGTTGGAAATCATCATCGTTTAATTTTAACAGCGAGTATTAAGCTATTTAGTTTCATATATTATAACCAAGACAGTTTCTCCCAACCTCCCCATAATGGGGAGGAATAACTGTCGACTTGAGTGAAAAGACAAATCAACAATGAGTTGCGAGCTTTTTTCTCAAGAATTTTTAAACCGATAAATCGAAGGAATGAATAAAATTGGATTTAACTTATTGCCATGGTCTGCAGGTGTATCGTCCTCAGTTTTTCCGTTGTTGGATCGATTAAAAGAGATTGGCTACGATGGAATTGAGGCCTTGATTGGGTCGCCCGACGAGGCGGAATATAAAGCGTTGGCGAATCATGCAGCGGGTTTAGGCTTAGAGATTACAGGAGTATTTGTTTTAGGTGCCGATGACAATCCGATTTCTCCCGACGCTAGCGTGAGACAACGTGGGGTCGATAAGATAAAATGGGCGATTGATCGCGCCCATGATTTACAGGCTAAAATAATTTGCGGACCCTTTCATTCTGCTCATGGATCATTCTCCAGGGCAGCGCCGACAGAGCAGGAATATCAGTGGAGTGCTGAGGTACTTCGACAAGTCGGCGATCATGCGAGGCAGGCGGATATTGTTTTAACGTTGGAAGCGGTGAATCGTTTTGAGACCTATTTGGCGAATACGATGGATCAGCTAGCGACCTTGGTTGAATTAACCGCGCATCCCCAGGTGAAAGCAATGTATGATACGCATCATGCAAATATAGAAGAGAAGAGTATCGCCGGGCCGATTACGCGTATTAGCCCGCATTTGGCACATGTGCATATCAGTGAGAATGATAGAGGAACGCCAGGTAGAGGCTTGGTACGATGGGAAGAAGTGTTCAAAGCTTTAAAAGAGGCGAAATATGAAGGATGGTACACAATTGAGTCTTTCTCGCGTGCCGACCCTGATTTTGCGAATGCAATTAATGTTTGGCGCGAATATTCTGATCCATGGGAAATTGCGGAAGAGGGGTATAGTTTTATCAGGAAGGTGCTCGACAAAGCATAAAGATTAAGCGGGCAAAGGACGATTTGTTTCTGCTCGTTGTCCATTATAAACTAACATAAACCGATATTATGAGCAAGCAAGTTAACAGTAGTGCATTGTTTTTAGGGAGCTGTTTAGCCCTGATTACAACGGGCCTAACCTTTTCGATCCGCGCAGGAATTCTTCCTCAACTTGGCAAGAGTTTCGATCTTAGTGCTGAGCAGTTGGGCTTCATCAATTCCATGTGGTTTTTAGGATTTCCTATTTCCATGATTCTCGGGGGATTGTTCTATTATAAGGTGGGGCCTGCAAACATTATGCGTATTGCATTTATTTCGCATACGGTGGGGATTATCCTAACGATCTTTGCTACAGGCTATACATCCTTACTGGTTTCCACGC
The DNA window shown above is from Sphingobacterium hotanense and carries:
- a CDS encoding helix-turn-helix transcriptional regulator, whose translation is MKKKSSSEQLLMLLKMRCELDAATVAKELAMTKEGARQHLLKLEEDGLVKKECKSVGVGRPFSFYSLTDAGLAKFPDTHADVTVQLLDSVRNILGENALELLISDREKQTYERYENELKSAKSLEDKLERLSKIRSQEGYIAEWTKESSDYYFIENHCPICAAARACQRFCRAELQNFQKLFGKQFKVERTQHILADENRCVYKIEKLEEK
- a CDS encoding sugar phosphate isomerase/epimerase family protein — its product is MNKIGFNLLPWSAGVSSSVFPLLDRLKEIGYDGIEALIGSPDEAEYKALANHAAGLGLEITGVFVLGADDNPISPDASVRQRGVDKIKWAIDRAHDLQAKIICGPFHSAHGSFSRAAPTEQEYQWSAEVLRQVGDHARQADIVLTLEAVNRFETYLANTMDQLATLVELTAHPQVKAMYDTHHANIEEKSIAGPITRISPHLAHVHISENDRGTPGRGLVRWEEVFKALKEAKYEGWYTIESFSRADPDFANAINVWREYSDPWEIAEEGYSFIRKVLDKA
- a CDS encoding endonuclease/exonuclease/phosphatase family protein, which codes for MEITLYILGSLTLIFSILPLIRQDFWTFRVFEYPRIQKLALAILWLLLYFLFAFPAGIWLNFMAVAIAITAICLLFQILPFTPLAKKQVLGTKETDEDNSLAVMISNVYEDNDNYQGCIQVVKSNNADLVLLLETDHQWAKKTEVLDQDYPHQIKVPIDNTYGMLMFSKYPLKDSKVEYLVEEEIPSIHTKIELPSGQLVQVYAVHPTPPVPNENPRSTERDKELLLVAERAKNCELPVIVIGDLNDVAWSYTTDLFLKMSKLLDPRRGRGFYNTFHAKHPLMQFPLDHAFISAHFKLISLRKLDNFNSDHYPIFVHLQYAPQNEDQQEDNQLEATAEDKEVAQEKKTADTSD
- a CDS encoding phosphoribosylpyrophosphate synthetase; amino-acid sequence: MALQNKRSYDTLSEAVNDLQAIGYTEDFLIREDGECLYCAQNAMELSPEEFVIDGIYRFEGMTDPADESILFAISSRDNLIRGLVINSFGADFSYRSSKLVEELYRRSREVR
- a CDS encoding transposase, which translates into the protein MKKDRITLGVDVSKKTLDICHWGTHDFIKIENNSSGFKQLAKWMRGKGFVSSQVFFIMEYTGGYEYRFLQYCESKGLSYTRKSGLEIKKSMGMVRGKSDKQDSFRIAQYGEEKAYMLEPSGKLNSTIFDLKQLISFRKRLVRAMAGYKASSSERKAMYGKDAGKVILKVSKTMIDVYKKEIYRVEREILQLIESDESLNRNYQILKSVKGIGPINAWMTIVYTENFKAFTDPRKYAVYAGVIPFEHTSGTSIRGRKRVSHMANKAIKQELNQAAKIAITHDKTLREYAQRKLTTKAYPLVLNNVKFKLILIMFSLIGRQEMYREDYHYAA
- a CDS encoding PVC-type heme-binding CxxCH protein — encoded protein: MNLRLPFLVFVVLLLLYGCSKKPSMEPVKIHKGSRVLLIGNNLGSRMMEYGDFDTELHTRFPDSLLYIRNICNPGNTAGFRPHPSRNSPWAFDGAEAFNPEYDINTGSEGHFPTEDAWLQMLKPDVIIGFFGYNESFKGAEGLDNFKGEIAAFIEHTKKQDYNGGKGTTLVLVSPIAFEDLSDKYDLPNGEATNANIKMYADAMAAIAKEKNVPFLDVFSVSRNWYNNTSEPLTIDGSQLSADGYAKFADYLVTGIFGKGEGPASAHKDKIKEAVLEKDWIWHQDFKIPNGVHAYGRRFNPFGPDNYPFEIKKLRQMGEIRDTAIWKAAKGESVDLAAMDRNTLKLPEVATNYDAGEKGEAKYLYGEDALAKFHVAPGYKIDLFASEKEFPDLANPVQISFDAKGRLWVATMPSYPHWKAGDGKPNDKIIILEDTNGDGKADKQTVFADKLHLPIGFEFTKEGVYVSQGKNMVLLKDTDGDGKADKKEVILSGFDDHDTHHAHSVYTMDPSGAIYMAEGVFLHTNVETSYGPVRATNGGFFRYSPQNKRLERVAQVSIPNPWGIATDDWGQMIYSETSGPDVRWMLPGSMKPRYGEANDKSFSLVDTLHRVRPTSGLEIVSSRHFPDEVQGDYLINNTIGFLGAKQHSLVDDGTGFKSQHRQDLFWSDDKNFRPVDSEFAPDGSLYVVDWHNILIGHMQHNARDPLRDHVHGRIYRVTYPSRPLVKPAKVDGASIAELLENLKLPEYRTRYRSRSELRMRDDAAVVKETLAWVKKLDKKDPKYLHHLTEAMWVTWGANKIDAGLLETLLNSSDYHARAAAVHALRYNTDKIKNYKELFMKAAKDENGRVKLELIAAASWLNPATGLELMNAIDTTTLDKWNKPAYNTSFAHLNNKSVKPKSEGGSLRTTLKGKDLEQFKRGAVIYAKEGFCITCHQPNGKGLEASGFPPLNASAWVTGSEDRLIKLTLHGLLGPIEVNGKKYPGQVPMTPFGAMLNDQEVADVLTYVRNTFGNKAGVISPEKVKAIRAAVQDKKGFYSPEELLKSHPLEKD
- a CDS encoding class I SAM-dependent methyltransferase, which gives rise to MTSEGNYKEINKTLWNDAVATHLSSDFYDMEGFLAGNSSLNPIELELFGEVKGKKILHLQCHFGQDTLSLARMGASVTGIDLSDKAIDAANQLAEQLEVDATFICTDVYSTPDELNEQFDIVFTSYGTIGWLPDLDAWAAVIRRVLKPGGRLVFVEFHPVVWMFDYDFQKVGYNYFNAGPVEEISDGTYADREADISNNSISWNHSLGEVMTALLGQGLRLDSFQEYDYSPYNCFRHTVEVEPKKFRIKHLDNKIPMLYALSATKA